The DNA sequence ACACCCGCGCTCAATCAGCCAATCGGTCAGCATGCCACAGCCGGCCTGATGGTCCGATCCCACGCGCACCGAGGCGTCGGCCTGTGCGTCGCTTCCATAGACGACCAGCGGCACGCCGGCGCGTACGAAGCGTTCTCGCGCCTGCCGACTGAGCTCGAAACCGGACATGTCCCGCAGCCCAACCACCGCCATCGGTCGTTGGGCGACGAGAATGCGGAGCGTCTCGATCGTCAGCGTCGAGGGGGCCAGCGCCATCGCGTTGCCGCCGAGCGAACGAACGCGCGACAGCAACGCCGCCTCGATCATCCGGTCACTCGCCGGATTGACGGTTCCCTCGTCTTCGCCTGCTGCGTGCTCCGTCAGAAGCACCACCGTGTTGTCGAGCAGTGTTCGGCCGGTCGTCTCCGATCGAATCGGCAAGTCCGTCGATGGGTCATTCGGCAGACACAGGCGCCGCCCGCGAACGCCGTGCGGCCGGATGTAGCCGACCTCTTCGAGGCTCCCCAGGACGGCGCGGATGGTCGGACGTGAGACGTCGAAGTCCTCTGCCAGCACACGCTCGGACGGCAGCGGCTCGACCCGGTCGCCGGTGTTGGCCATCTCCACGAGACGGTCAAGGACGCGGCGCTGTCGGGGCGTCGTGATGCGGGTGAGCACATCGCTGGCCACGGCGGTGGACATGCCGGGAGACTAACCCTTTGCCGAACCACTTGCAACCACAAATACATCCACAATTTTGGTCCTTTATTTTCTTACCATTATGACCATGTGACGTTTGCACAGAACCAGCAATCGGGTATGCTTGCTCCCGGTCCGCAGGGCCTTCGCATCAGATGGATGCCCTGACTCGGCTTCCGCATACCGGCTTCAACGATGAAAAATCGATCATTGAGGGCAGTGTTGTCCGCAACAACTGCGCCTGCTCCGGGCGACATTCGTCGGCCGCGTGGCAAAATCGGCCGAGGTTCGTGGGCATGGACCGTGTTGCTGATGGTCATGCTCTTGGCCAACACGGCCGCACAGGCGGCGTCCGAGGCGTTCGACTTGGTTGTGACCAAACAGGCGTTCAACGTGCCGAGCGGTGTCAGCTACGAGCCGACCGCTCCGATCGTCGTCGAACTCGAAGTGACCAACGCAGGAGACGAAACGGTCGATTTCACACACGCTCGGTGGCAGGTCCGCCGGGTGCGCGAGCTGGTTGGGGATCCGCGTGACATTTGGATGAGCCAGTGGACCGACCT is a window from the Planctomycetota bacterium genome containing:
- a CDS encoding GntR family transcriptional regulator; its protein translation is MSTAVASDVLTRITTPRQRRVLDRLVEMANTGDRVEPLPSERVLAEDFDVSRPTIRAVLGSLEEVGYIRPHGVRGRRLCLPNDPSTDLPIRSETTGRTLLDNTVVLLTEHAAGEDEGTVNPASDRMIEAALLSRVRSLGGNAMALAPSTLTIETLRILVAQRPMAVVGLRDMSGFELSRQARERFVRAGVPLVVYGSDAQADASVRVGSDHQAGCGMLTDWLIERGCRRILPVWTGFSPDISSRPWIKEREIGYDAVCKRRDVASLTPVHLPLSGTNEAACGQPDAFDHAVRQIVGFLIDRITGPDAVDALIGTSDHHAVFLSEACRRLGVDPESDIMIVGYDHNLGATFDWQERQFRPAATIDKNNRQIGRVLAEEAFRVSRSSDSSFEQFQTEPRLVEPQLVVHG